A genomic stretch from Nitrospirota bacterium includes:
- a CDS encoding sigma-54 dependent transcriptional regulator has translation MTERERILLVDDDEGLLPLLKMRLAAMGFSVTACTKGEEAFAEARRTVFDLAITDLRLGDMDGLTVMEELLRLHPNLPVLILTAHGSIPNAVEAMQKGAFGYLTKPFDDKELKVYLEKALTQQRMSREIQRLKLLVKELYGLENVVARSAPMQTLLQQVARVADTDATISLSGETGTGKELIARVIHCNSRRARGPFVPVNCGAIPETLIESELFGHAKGAFTGAIQAKRGLFQSADGGTLFLDEIGETPLSLQVKLLRAIQEREVFEVGSTRPTKVDVRIITATNKDLGQAVKGGAFREDLYYRIQVVPLAIPPLRERRDDIPVLAQHFLQQSAKRLNKQVRGFLPDAMHKLMVHTWPGNVRELENTIEKAVIMTTQDQIVPDLIPDYAPAQGESGPKPLTEAKEEFEKNYLKEILRLTGGNISRAAQIAGRYRADFYKLLRKYGLHPSDSKTDQPEQAEHKQEV, from the coding sequence ATGACGGAACGGGAACGCATTCTTCTGGTTGACGACGACGAGGGCCTCCTGCCCCTCTTGAAGATGAGGCTGGCGGCTATGGGGTTCTCGGTCACGGCCTGCACCAAAGGTGAAGAAGCCTTCGCCGAGGCGCGCCGCACGGTCTTCGACCTCGCCATCACCGACCTGCGGCTCGGGGACATGGACGGGCTCACGGTGATGGAGGAGCTGCTCCGGCTCCACCCCAACCTGCCCGTGCTGATCCTGACCGCCCACGGCTCCATCCCGAACGCCGTCGAGGCGATGCAGAAGGGCGCCTTCGGCTATCTCACGAAGCCGTTCGACGACAAGGAATTGAAGGTCTACCTCGAGAAGGCCCTGACCCAGCAACGGATGAGCCGGGAGATCCAGCGGCTCAAGCTCTTGGTCAAGGAGCTCTACGGGCTCGAGAACGTGGTGGCCCGGAGCGCGCCGATGCAGACCCTGCTCCAGCAGGTGGCCAGAGTCGCGGACACGGACGCCACGATCTCGCTCTCCGGCGAGACCGGCACCGGCAAGGAGCTCATCGCGCGGGTGATCCACTGCAACAGCCGGCGCGCCCGCGGCCCCTTCGTTCCGGTCAATTGCGGAGCGATCCCGGAGACGCTCATCGAGAGCGAGCTCTTCGGCCACGCGAAGGGCGCCTTTACCGGGGCCATCCAGGCGAAACGCGGGCTGTTCCAGAGCGCGGACGGGGGCACGCTGTTCCTCGACGAGATCGGGGAAACCCCCCTGTCCCTGCAGGTCAAGCTCCTGCGGGCCATCCAGGAACGCGAGGTCTTTGAGGTGGGCTCGACGCGCCCGACCAAGGTGGACGTGCGCATCATCACCGCCACGAACAAAGACCTCGGCCAGGCGGTCAAGGGGGGGGCCTTCCGCGAGGATCTGTACTATCGCATCCAGGTCGTCCCGTTGGCGATTCCCCCGCTGCGCGAGCGGAGAGACGACATCCCGGTTCTGGCGCAGCATTTCCTTCAGCAAAGCGCCAAGCGGCTGAACAAGCAGGTGCGCGGCTTCCTGCCGGACGCGATGCACAAGCTGATGGTCCACACCTGGCCCGGCAACGTGCGGGAGCTGGAGAACACCATCGAGAAGGCCGTGATCATGACGACGCAGGATCAGATCGTGCCGGACCTGATCCCCGACTATGCCCCGGCGCAGGGCGAATCCGGGCCGAAGCCGCTGACGGAGGCCAAGGAGGAGTTCGAGAAGAACTACCTCAAGGAGATCCTGCGCCTCACCGGCGGGAACATTTCGCGCGCGGCACAGATCGCCGGCCGGTACCGGGCCGACTTCTACAAGCTCCTCAGGAAGTACGGCCTCCACCCGTCTGACAGCAAGACGGACCAGCCCGAACAGGCTGAACACAAGCAGGAAGTGTAA
- a CDS encoding ATP-binding protein encodes MAGVNVYALLQLRQLTSLSTDLVAYHTPAIESAKRLTSSLYAQLRSEKKFWVLHDEVFLREFDEEAAEFTRNLSTLLQQDPAQEGQQLLGKTQRLYEAYRRLLREATPRPLPRASLPDDRYTSRRDALVDGVADSLDAYVGLHEALMRTVVNESRTRSAQAEAIMRRLVVVAILLGLGLAAVASYSILRPLRRVQDHIRQIGQGKFGETVQVEAPSDLRELVETVNWMGKKLQELDDMKADFLAHISHELRTPLASIREGTHLLLDEIPGPLSPNQRETLQIMQDSSQRLIRLISTLLDLSKIEAGLMQYQIVLTDLAQVAENSVGKVRLLAEGKRIQLLTEAPHERTWVPMDGARIEQVVDNLLSNALKFSPDGACVGLHIEMDRKKNLVLVSVSDTGAGIPSEDLPHIFDRFYQGRTSARSQLAGSGLGLAFAKRVVEAHGGRIWAESEPGKGTTVTFTLPLTQPRSVA; translated from the coding sequence GTGGCAGGGGTCAACGTCTACGCCCTGCTCCAACTCCGGCAACTGACCTCCTTGAGCACGGATCTGGTCGCCTACCACACGCCAGCGATCGAGTCGGCCAAGCGCCTCACCTCCAGCCTGTACGCTCAGCTCCGGAGCGAGAAGAAGTTCTGGGTCTTGCACGACGAGGTCTTTCTCAGGGAATTCGACGAGGAGGCGGCGGAGTTCACCAGGAACCTCTCAACCCTGCTGCAGCAGGACCCGGCGCAAGAGGGCCAGCAACTGCTCGGCAAGACGCAACGGCTGTATGAGGCTTACCGGCGCCTCCTGCGCGAAGCGACGCCGCGGCCCCTGCCCCGTGCCTCCTTGCCCGACGACCGGTATACCAGCCGCCGGGATGCGCTCGTGGACGGCGTCGCCGACAGCCTCGACGCCTACGTGGGCCTGCACGAGGCCCTGATGCGCACCGTCGTGAACGAGTCTCGCACCAGGTCCGCTCAGGCGGAGGCCATCATGCGCCGGCTGGTCGTCGTCGCCATCCTGCTGGGGCTGGGGTTGGCCGCCGTCGCCAGCTACAGCATCCTGCGGCCGCTCCGCCGGGTCCAGGACCACATCAGGCAGATCGGCCAGGGCAAGTTCGGCGAGACCGTGCAGGTCGAGGCCCCGAGCGACCTGCGCGAGTTGGTGGAGACCGTCAACTGGATGGGGAAGAAGCTGCAGGAGTTGGACGACATGAAAGCCGACTTCCTCGCCCATATCTCCCACGAGCTGCGGACCCCGCTGGCCTCCATCCGGGAGGGAACGCATCTGCTGCTCGACGAGATCCCCGGCCCGCTCAGCCCCAACCAGCGCGAGACCCTGCAGATCATGCAGGACAGCAGCCAGCGATTGATCCGTCTCATTTCCACGCTGCTCGACCTGTCGAAGATCGAGGCCGGGCTGATGCAGTACCAGATCGTGCTCACGGACCTGGCCCAGGTGGCTGAGAATTCGGTCGGCAAGGTGCGCCTGCTGGCCGAGGGAAAGCGGATTCAACTGCTCACGGAGGCGCCGCACGAGCGGACCTGGGTCCCGATGGACGGGGCCCGAATCGAGCAGGTCGTGGACAACCTGCTCTCGAACGCCCTCAAGTTCAGTCCGGACGGGGCCTGCGTGGGTTTGCACATCGAGATGGACAGGAAAAAGAACCTCGTTCTGGTGTCCGTGTCGGACACGGGCGCCGGCATCCCGTCGGAGGACCTCCCCCACATTTTCGACCGGTTCTACCAGGGCCGCACGTCCGCCAGGAGCCAGCTCGCCGGCAGCGGACTGGGGCTGGCCTTTGCCAAGCGGGTCGTGGAGGCGCACGGGGGACGGATCTGGGCCGAGAGCGAGCCCGGCAAGGGCACGACCGTCACGTTTACCCTGCCGTTGACCCAGCCGCGGAGCGTTGCATGA